In the genome of Nocardioides sp. NBC_00368, the window CTCGGTCGGCGCCACCATCGAGTGGTACGACTTCTTCCTCTACGGCACCGCCGCCGGCCTCGTCTTCGACAGGCTCTACTTCAACGGGCTCAGCGGCACCGCCGCGACCTTTGCCTCCTTCGGCACCTTCGCCGTCGGGTTCCTCGCCCGCCCCGTGGGCGGCCTGATCTTCGGGCACTTCGGCGACCGGATCGGCCGCAAGACCATGCTGATCTGGACGCTCGTGATCATGGGCATCGGTACGTCGCTGGTCGGGCTGCTCCCGACGTACGACTCCATCGGGGTGCTCGCCCCGATCGCGCTCGTGGTGCTGCGGATCCTGCAGGGGATCGGTGTCGGGGGCGAGTACGGCGGGGCCGTGCTGCTGGCCACCGAATATGCGCCGAGGGGGAGGCGTGGGCTCTACGGGAGCTTCGCGCACATCGGCGTCCCGGGCGGGCTGGTGCTCGCCTCGGGAGCGTTCGCGATCGCCTCGCAGCTGCCCGACGCGGCGTTCCTGGCGTGGGGATGGCGGGTCTGCTTCCTGATCTCGATCGTGCTGCTCGCCATCGGCGCCTGGATCCGGCTCTCCATCATGGAGACGCCGTCGTTCCAGGAGGTCCAGGCGGAGAAGAAGGTCTCCAAGCTGCCGGTCGGCGAGCTCTTCCGCCGTCAGCCGCGCACGCTGCTGCTCGGGATGGGCACGCGGTTCGTCGAGGGGTTCACCTACAACCTCTACTCGGTGTTCCTGCTCTCCTACGCGGTGACGGACGCAGGCCTGAGCCGGTCGGTGGTGCTCAACGCGATCATGGCGGGAGCGCTGCTGGGTGTGGTCACGACCATCGCCGCCGGGGCGCTGAGCGACCGGTTCGGTCGGCGCCCGGTCTACACCGTCGGAGCCG includes:
- a CDS encoding MFS transporter, whose amino-acid sequence is MSAVTPKATADPKRVALAASVGATIEWYDFFLYGTAAGLVFDRLYFNGLSGTAATFASFGTFAVGFLARPVGGLIFGHFGDRIGRKTMLIWTLVIMGIGTSLVGLLPTYDSIGVLAPIALVVLRILQGIGVGGEYGGAVLLATEYAPRGRRGLYGSFAHIGVPGGLVLASGAFAIASQLPDAAFLAWGWRVCFLISIVLLAIGAWIRLSIMETPSFQEVQAEKKVSKLPVGELFRRQPRTLLLGMGTRFVEGFTYNLYSVFLLSYAVTDAGLSRSVVLNAIMAGALLGVVTTIAAGALSDRFGRRPVYTVGAVLGLVIAFPVAAAVQSGAVVPSVAAFIGGLGLVYGTVYGPLAAFWSELFDTRYRFSALNALYQISGVVASGLTPLIAAALVALSDDRSLWWVAGYNVVVAAISLTCMWLLPETRGERLRDTAVDEARAEPAREVVA